The Hyphomonadaceae bacterium ML37 genome includes a region encoding these proteins:
- a CDS encoding DUF2066 domain-containing protein, with translation MTLRLMQAIAGALVLAAGLWAAPAQARTPYTVAGIEIDATADNAFEAQRRAMSDGQVRGAQRLIARMTLAEDRAAAGLGTISAEEAAGLIAGLRMSNEQRSATRYRGDLTLQFDPRAVRDYFAQRNVPFVESQASPVLVVPVLEGEGGDSLWSGGWHEAWRSGGFQNALTPFIGLGSRQGAGGEPLGLGLISADEARRIDETALRALADAYEVNTVAVVLARAGGGQVRTVGVVLTFGPDGASREDLTSVAGAGDFREAARRIVERREEDWKRRSVVRGGEEAELEITILFSTLTEWRSLQGAVAGASLVQSARLDALSRTGAAMVLTHRGAREQLASELDARGARLERDADLGWTVRSRR, from the coding sequence ATGACACTCAGGCTGATGCAGGCAATCGCGGGCGCGCTGGTGCTGGCGGCGGGTCTTTGGGCTGCGCCGGCGCAGGCGCGCACACCCTACACCGTGGCGGGAATCGAGATTGACGCCACCGCGGACAACGCCTTCGAGGCGCAACGCCGGGCCATGTCCGACGGTCAGGTGCGCGGCGCCCAGCGCCTGATCGCGCGCATGACGCTGGCTGAAGACCGGGCCGCGGCGGGCCTGGGCACGATCAGCGCCGAAGAGGCCGCCGGGCTGATCGCGGGCCTGCGCATGTCCAACGAGCAGCGCTCGGCCACGCGCTATCGCGGGGACCTGACCTTGCAGTTCGATCCGCGCGCCGTGCGCGATTATTTCGCCCAGCGCAACGTGCCGTTTGTGGAAAGCCAGGCGTCGCCGGTCCTGGTGGTGCCTGTGCTCGAGGGCGAAGGCGGCGATTCGCTGTGGAGCGGGGGCTGGCATGAGGCCTGGCGCTCGGGCGGGTTTCAGAATGCACTGACGCCCTTCATTGGCCTGGGATCGCGTCAGGGCGCGGGCGGCGAGCCGCTGGGGCTTGGCCTGATCAGCGCCGATGAAGCGCGCCGGATCGACGAGACGGCGCTGCGCGCGCTGGCCGACGCCTATGAGGTGAACACCGTCGCCGTGGTGCTGGCGCGCGCCGGGGGCGGCCAGGTGCGCACGGTGGGCGTGGTGTTGACCTTCGGACCGGACGGCGCGTCGCGCGAGGACCTGACCAGCGTGGCGGGGGCGGGCGATTTTCGTGAAGCCGCGCGCCGGATCGTGGAGCGCCGCGAAGAAGACTGGAAACGCCGGTCCGTCGTGCGTGGCGGCGAGGAAGCCGAGCTGGAAATCACCATACTGTTCTCCACCCTGACCGAATGGCGCAGCCTTCAGGGCGCGGTGGCGGGCGCCTCGCTGGTGCAATCGGCGCGTCTGGACGCGCTGTCGCGCACCGGCGCAGCCATGGTGCTGACCCATCGCGGCGCGCGCGAGCAGCTGGCCTCGGAGCTTGATGCCCGCGGCGCCCGGCTGGAGCGTGATGCCGACCTTGGATGGACGGTCCGCAGCCGTCGATGA
- a CDS encoding chromosomal replication initiator DnaA, producing the protein MTRTQLALDLALAPDYRAESYAVSEANASALALVNRWPRWRHGHLLLVGPAGAGKTHLSSIWAARADALRLDPATLAVGIRQVGRGGAVLVEDCHLGVDEPGLFHLLNRAAGDAGVTVLMTAARAPVEWPVTLADLASRLLAAETAVLHEPDDALLRQVMEKLVRDRRTPLAPGVLDYLLPRMERSVEFARRLVAWLDREALARKGPVTRTLAREALETVATP; encoded by the coding sequence ATGACCCGCACCCAGCTCGCCCTCGACCTGGCCCTGGCGCCGGACTACCGGGCCGAAAGCTATGCGGTGAGCGAGGCCAACGCCTCGGCGCTGGCGCTGGTCAATCGCTGGCCGCGCTGGCGCCATGGCCATTTGCTGCTGGTCGGGCCGGCCGGTGCAGGCAAAACGCATCTGTCGTCCATCTGGGCGGCGCGCGCCGATGCGCTGCGCCTCGACCCGGCGACGCTCGCCGTAGGGATCAGGCAGGTGGGGCGCGGCGGCGCGGTGCTGGTGGAGGACTGTCATCTGGGCGTCGACGAGCCGGGCCTGTTTCACCTGCTCAACCGCGCCGCGGGAGATGCCGGCGTGACGGTGCTGATGACGGCGGCGCGTGCGCCGGTGGAGTGGCCGGTGACGCTGGCGGACTTGGCCTCGCGCCTTCTGGCCGCCGAGACCGCTGTGCTGCACGAGCCCGATGATGCGCTGCTGCGCCAGGTGATGGAGAAGCTGGTGCGCGACCGGCGCACGCCCTTGGCGCCGGGCGTGCTGGATTACCTGTTGCCGCGCATGGAGAGATCGGTGGAGTTTGCGCGCCGTCTGGTGGCCTGGCTCGACCGCGAGGCGCTGGCGCGCAAGGGGCCGGTGACGCGCACCCTGGCGCGCGAAGCGCTGGAAACTGTGGCCACGCCATGA
- the purN gene encoding phosphoribosylglycinamide formyltransferase yields the protein MARVRTGVLISGRGSNLLALLDAAASPDFPAEIVCVISNRPGAGGLARAEAVGVTALTVDHKTFATREDFEDALHAALTDQGVELVCLAGFMRLLTPGFVNRWTGRMINIHPSLLPSFKGVDTHQRALDADVKLTGASVHFVSAEMDAGPIIGQAAIPVLPGDNAEALAARVLAAEHQLYPECLRQIASGQARLEDGRVVLTRGAAPDARLVNPPARG from the coding sequence ATGGCGCGCGTGCGCACAGGCGTGCTGATCTCCGGGCGTGGCTCCAACCTGCTGGCTCTGCTGGACGCCGCCGCCAGTCCTGACTTTCCGGCCGAGATCGTCTGCGTCATCTCCAATCGCCCCGGCGCGGGCGGTCTGGCGCGCGCTGAGGCGGTGGGCGTCACCGCCCTCACCGTGGATCACAAGACATTCGCGACCCGCGAAGACTTCGAAGACGCGCTGCACGCCGCGCTGACCGATCAGGGCGTGGAGCTGGTGTGTCTGGCCGGCTTCATGCGCCTGCTCACCCCCGGTTTCGTGAATCGCTGGACGGGGCGGATGATCAATATCCACCCGTCGCTTCTGCCCTCGTTCAAGGGTGTCGACACCCATCAGCGCGCGCTGGACGCAGACGTGAAGCTCACCGGCGCCAGCGTGCATTTCGTCAGCGCGGAGATGGATGCCGGACCGATCATCGGCCAGGCCGCCATCCCCGTCCTGCCGGGCGACAACGCCGAGGCGCTGGCGGCCCGCGTCCTCGCCGCCGAGCATCAGCTCTATCCCGAATGCCTGCGCCAGATCGCCAGCGGGCAGGCGCGTCTTGAAGACGGGCGCGTTGTCCTGACGCGCGGCGCCGCGCCGGACGCGCGCCTGGTCAATCCGCCGGCCCGCGGCTGA
- the purM gene encoding phosphoribosylformylglycinamidine cyclo-ligase: protein MAPRNPPEPGLTYADAGVDIDAGDALVDAIKPLAKSTARPGADVMLGGFGGAFDLKAAGFKDPILISGTDGVGTKLKLAIDTGRLDTVGIDLVAMCVNDVLAQGAEPLFFLDYFATGRLDPVRGAAIVSGVAEGCRRAGCALIGGETAEMPGLYTGDDFDLAGFVVGAAERGALLPRHEDMRAGDVLIGLASSGPHSNGYSLIRKTAARAGLGWTDPAPFAPERHLGEALLEPTRIYVKALLPLIRSGQIKGLAHITGGGITENTPRMLPNRLGFEVDYASFDRPAVFAWLQETGGVAEAEMRRTFNCGIGMIAAVAPADADAVCAALNAGGEDARVIGALTAV, encoded by the coding sequence TTGGCGCCCCGAAATCCACCCGAGCCGGGTCTGACCTATGCCGACGCCGGCGTTGATATCGACGCGGGCGATGCGCTGGTCGACGCCATCAAGCCGCTGGCCAAATCCACCGCGCGCCCCGGCGCCGACGTGATGCTGGGCGGATTTGGCGGCGCGTTCGATCTGAAAGCTGCCGGTTTTAAAGATCCGATCCTGATCTCCGGCACGGACGGGGTCGGCACCAAGCTGAAACTGGCCATCGACACCGGGCGTCTCGACACGGTGGGCATCGACCTGGTGGCCATGTGCGTCAACGACGTGCTGGCCCAGGGCGCCGAGCCGCTCTTCTTTCTTGATTACTTCGCCACGGGACGTCTCGACCCGGTACGCGGCGCGGCCATCGTGTCGGGCGTCGCCGAAGGCTGCCGCCGCGCCGGCTGCGCGCTGATCGGCGGCGAGACGGCGGAGATGCCCGGCCTCTACACCGGCGATGATTTCGATCTGGCGGGCTTTGTCGTCGGCGCCGCCGAGCGCGGCGCGCTTCTGCCGCGCCACGAAGACATGCGGGCGGGCGATGTCCTGATCGGCCTCGCCTCCTCCGGTCCGCATTCCAACGGCTATTCGCTGATCCGCAAGACCGCCGCGCGCGCCGGCCTCGGCTGGACCGATCCCGCCCCGTTCGCGCCGGAACGCCATCTGGGCGAAGCGCTGCTGGAGCCCACCCGCATCTATGTCAAAGCCCTGCTGCCGCTGATCCGTTCCGGCCAGATCAAGGGCCTCGCCCACATTACCGGCGGCGGGATCACCGAAAACACACCGCGCATGCTGCCGAATCGTCTCGGCTTCGAGGTGGATTACGCCAGCTTCGACCGCCCTGCAGTCTTCGCCTGGTTGCAGGAAACCGGCGGTGTCGCCGAGGCGGAAATGCGCCGGACGTTCAATTGCGGGATCGGCATGATCGCCGCCGTGGCGCCCGCTGACGCCGACGCCGTATGCGCGGCGCTGAACGCGGGGGGCGAGGATGCGCGCGTGATCGGCGCGCTCACAGCGGTCTAG